One genomic window of Coffea eugenioides isolate CCC68of chromosome 1, Ceug_1.0, whole genome shotgun sequence includes the following:
- the LOC113762281 gene encoding PHD finger-like domain-containing protein 5B encodes MAKHHPDLIMCRKQPGIAIGRLCEKCDGKCVVCDSYVRPCTLVRVCDECNYGSFQGRCVICGGVGISDAYYCKECTQQEKDRDGCPKIVNLGSAKTDLFYERKKYGFKKR; translated from the coding sequence GATTTGATTATGTGCAGGAAGCAGCCGGGGATAGCCATTGGACGGCTTTGTGAAAAATGTGACGGAAAGTGTGTAGTCTGTGATTCTTATGTGCGCCCTTGCACGCTGGTCCGAGTTTGTGATGAGTGCAACTACGGATCATTTCAGGGTCGCTGTGTCATCTGTGGAGGAGTGGGAATCTCTGATGCCTACTACTGTAAAGAGTGTACTCAACAAGAGAAAGATCGGGATGGGTGTCCTAAAATCGTTAATCTTGGAAGTGCTAAGACAGATTTGTTTTATGAGCGTAAGAAATATGGCTTCAAGAAAAGATAG